In the Trichoderma atroviride chromosome 4, complete sequence genome, GCTCTCGAGCGCCTCCTCTGGCAGGTTCGAAGTCGTCTCGGGCTCCAGGCGCTGCGTGTAGGGGTCAGCTGGGCCGGGCGCCTCGCCCTTCCAGAGCTTTCCTCGGATCCATTCGGTGTTTTTGCCCTGCGAGGGGCTGGTCGTCGAGATGGCGCGGGCAGCGGCGAAAGAAGGTCTGCCTGCGGCGCATTGTGACGGCAGCGACAATTGCAGAGACTGGAGTCTCCGCATCCTCGTTATTCGTGCCATTGGCAATTGTATGTGCCGGGAAAGCCTGTAAATGGTTTCCCCCAAAGCGTCGTCTGTAGATTTTTGCGATATAAGCGGTTTTGGAGAATGGGCTGCAACTTTTCCTTGTCAAACGTGGGGCCGCAGTGTGGCGGTTACGGACCAACCAAAGCGCAGCAACGTTAAAGACAGTCCCACATTTGCGACCAGCCTCGCAGCCGCCATTTAGTAGAGCTACACGGCCTTCTACTTGGAAGAGTGTCAGCTTCCTCCAATTCATCGCGACAGCCGCTCTATCAAGGTGCACCGGTCCGCAAATGCGCCCAGAGTCGCCATGGCGCGAATCCATCTCCTCGTGCTGCTCCTCGCCGCATTCATAGCtctggcctcggcctcctgTAAGTGAACAGCTTTGCCGCGCGCGCAGTTCTGCCGATGCGTTCTGACTCTTTTGTGCCATCAGCCGCGCAGAGATTCTGCAAGTGCACATGCTTCAAGAACAGCACCATCATTCCACTCGGTCCGCAGCACCAGTCCGACAGCCGGTCCATCCTCCACGACGCATCATTCTCGCCCCAAGACCATGTCCCCCGATCGGCGACGTCGTCATGCTCCGAGTGCACCAAGGCGTTTTGCCTGAGTCAAGGGATAGCCTTCTGCAAGGACgcggaggaagacgacgttGTGACCATGTGCTTCCAGCGCGACAGcaacaaggacaagatcATTGTGTGGGGATTCATCTTTGGGACGCTGGGACTGCTAGGCTGGGCTGCGTTCAAGAGGGTGCTGGAATGGAGGGAGGCTCGATCAATAGGACGGCCAGGCGCCAGTTATGCAGCCGTGGGCAGTAATACTCGATAGTATATATGTTCAATGCGACGATTTACAATGCAAAAGGGTCATGAACATCTTTGGTTATTCATCATGAGCAACAAACTTGGACGCATTCAGGCTCCCGACGGGAAATGTTGCTTGTAAATCAATGCTAATATTCTAAAAAGGCTTTTGTATGCCATTGCAGCTATGGCTGAAGATgaaatatacttttaatgGTTCCTTCAATGCGCCATTTTGTTTCTTCCGTTTGAACGCACTCCTTCAGACCTTATTTGGCCAAGGGTAAagccagccgcagcccgCATACGCTTCGGGGGTTGTGACTCAATATCAACAAACCAACccctgttcttttttttttctttttttttccctcccgATTTTCAATTTGAACTATTCCATGCGACACCACTCCATTTAATCCTCCTCCAAAGTGCTGACCTTGGCGGCCTCACTGGGCACGCCTGAGTTGACCTTTCTTCTGGCGCGgacagaagaagcaaggTCTTCTAGAACAGTGACGGTGTGCTCCCAGTCGATGCAAGCATCGGTGATACTGACGCCACGCTTCAGACTGGCGGGACCCTCAGCAGGAACCTTCTGGTTGCCCGCTCCAATGTTGGACTCGATCATGACACCAACAATGGCGCGCTCACCTTCCCGGACCTGGTCGGCAATGACCTTGGCAACCTTGGGCTGGTTGTTGTGGTCCTTTTGGGAGTTGCCTGCGACCCTGTTAGTCAAcctattcttatataatgCCTTGAAACGTAAAGCAAGACTTACCGTGTGAGCAGTCAATCATGATGGCCAGTTTCTGGCCCTTGtcctgcagcatcttcttggctgccTGAACACTGTCCTTGTCGAAGTTGGGGCCCTTGCTTCCACCTCTCAGGATAACGAAGCCGTGCTCGTTGCCCTTGGTGCGGGTAATGGCGGCGAGACCCTGTTTTGTGACACCCATGAAGTGGtgcttggcggcggcagcgccaatggCGTCAATAGCAACGCCAAGGCTGCCGTCGGTGCCGTTCTTGAAGCCGATGGGGAAAGACAGACCGGAGGCAAGCTCACGGTGAAGCTGAGACTCGGTTGTTCGGGCACCGATGGCGCCAACGGAGATGCAGTCGGCAAGGAACTGGGGGGAGATTGTGTCGAGCATCTCGGTGGCAATGGGCATGCCATTGGAGGTCAGGTCGACGAAGAGCTTGCGGGAAACACGCAGGCCCTTGTTGATCTGGAACGAAGAGTCGATATCAGGGTCGTTGATCAGGCCTTTCCAGCCGACAGTTGTGCGAGGCTTCTCGAGGTAGGCGCGCATGACGATGCAGAGATCGCCGGAGAGCTTCTCGGAGAGCTGCTTGAGACGGCCAGCGTATTCGTGGGCAGCTTCGGGGTCGTGGATGGAGCAGGGACCGACGACGACCAGTAGTCTGTCGTCCTGGCCCATGACGATGTTGGCGGCATCTGTTCGGCCCTTGATGATGGTCTCGGCGGCAGTGGCGGTCATAGGGATCTCagagagcagcagagccggGGGGGATCAACGGATCCTGACCCAGAACTATCAAACGTCTGTTAGCATACCATGTTACGAGGCGCGAATCGCTCTGTGTGCAGAATATCACGGCCAAGCTGTCCAATGGCGCAAAGAGCGATTGGTAACAGCATCGGCGCAACATGTGCTAAACAACCCAAGGCGCATTGCAAAGTCTCCAGCACCACGGCATCGGCCGGGACAGCTGGATGAGGCTTTCGCAGACTGGAATAACTGGCATCTCGCTAATACGTACTTCTGGTGTCATCTGTAGTGATAATTGCATCAACGCCAGGCATTTTGTCGTTGGGAGTGTTGCTGTATGTGGTGTAAGATgcgaaaggaaaaaaaattaagagGTCTGGCCTTTAGGGTGGGGTGTTTTGCGATGTCGGGATTGAGCCAGATGCAATTGTCACTAcacaagctgctgaagggGGTATAATAGAGATTTAAGCAGCAATGGGGTCAGTTTTCAGTGTGATGTAcgtgaagagaagaaaaaaattgataAAAATCAGAGAGTATTTCTAGAAGACAGCCCGTCCAAGATAAATACCATCGCACGGGTGTCCAATGAGTCAGATTGACCCTTGGACAACATCTCGGAGGCCATGCTGCCTTGCTACCGGCCGTGCTTCGGAGGAGTGGAGTGGTGGATGCGGCGTcacagaaaaaagagagggtCCATCCACCACAGCATGGATGTATGTACGTCAGTTTAGCTCCGGGAGTGGTCAATTGATGGCTCGCAATTGGACCAGTGTTTGACGAGTTATCTCAGCCCTCTGGCAAcaaagttttttttacttttttttttttctgcaatGGCCGCTCCACGAGCCTAAAAAAGAGACGGGCTAGCTAAAATTGACGTGAGACTAACACATGCTTTTTTTCGTGTCGCTGCAAAATTGAGTGCTATTGTTATTTATTGattctttctgtttctggCTTGAATGCCTTGGCCGCTGTTAGGGCTCTGTCTTTCTTTCATATTCTTCAGGCTCATGGGCTTGGCGCTTCCACGATGGGTCTATTCTACTGACACGGTTATCGATGCTGATCAAGCATCcggcatccagcatccagcatccagcatccagcatcctGCCTGGACATTCGAGCAGCACTGCTGGGCAGTAAGCTGACGACGCCGCATGGGATTACTACAATACTACACACCTTCCGCTCTCGGTCCAGATCTTGCGGCGATGATGCATCCCACTCTAGATGGACGGGTCCTGGCCTTTGGCGAGGTGTTTTCGGCCGTAACCACCCAGTGCATACAGTAGAAAGGTGTGATCAGGCAACAGGGCATTACTGGCCTGGGCAGTGTGAGTTTAATCCCAATGCCTCTCGTAAGCATTCCTACAGGCTGTAATACTCGTAAGCTGCGacttgctttgcttctgaTGGTGGGATTGCTTCCGAGTGGCCTGCTGTCAGCACGGCGGGAGGCGGGAACATGGGAGCTAATTGATCACCACATGTATATCCATGTCGATGTCGCTCAGCGGGTTTTATAATCCGGCGCTTGCGGGATCTCAAAAGACGGTCAGCATTCTATGCTGACTGCTGCCCTTTTTTGCATGTGGTGATAACTGGCAGTATTGCCGTTTTGAGGCCTGTATTGTTTCTTTACGTGCATTAGATTCTTACCTGTGGGAAGCCATCTTCGATGTGCCTGGCCGCTAAGCTTAGGACAGACAACGTTTCTTACCCTAGAAGATGCATGTAAGTTGCAAATTCTCCGCGTTGCATGGCAGCAGTAGAAGTAATATACCTAATACGAGTATTGTATGATGAGAAAAAATGATTTCATTAAGCTGTAGCATGGTAGGCTTTTATGGTCAGCTAGCTTAATCGATCTGCCCTTTGCATTCGATATTACATATGTCGCAGCATCCTTGGCGGTGCGATGAGTCTTTGTGATTCATACATAGATAGCGTCTTTGTCTAGAAGCAATGGGTTGCGTATAGCGTACCCTAGATGCTCTCTAATAGGATATAAAAACGGAGATTTGTGGTGCACAGGTAAAATAATCCGAAAACATCATGCCCTGCAATATTATTCGCATCATATGCATATGTTCATATGAACAAC is a window encoding:
- a CDS encoding uncharacterized protein (EggNog:ENOG41~SECRETED:SignalP(1-20)~TransMembrane:1 (n6-17c23/24o109-127i)), producing the protein MARIHLLVLLLAAFIALASASSAQRFCKCTCFKNSTIIPLGPQHQSDSRSILHDASFSPQDHVPRSATSSCSECTKAFCLSQGIAFCKDAEEDDVVTMCFQRDSNKDKIIVWGFIFGTLGLLGWAAFKRVLEWREARSIGRPGASYAAVGSNTR